One region of Salvia miltiorrhiza cultivar Shanhuang (shh) chromosome 3, IMPLAD_Smil_shh, whole genome shotgun sequence genomic DNA includes:
- the LOC131018758 gene encoding uncharacterized protein LOC131018758 has protein sequence MSKLEKIMEKSMNELKELLSGLTIPKKVCQCGLCDATGHQSKNCPNFGEDIVDVNAIGGHDGNPRKYDPFSNTYNPRWRDHPNFRWKQDGQPQQQNNMGVPMQRPQYNQNQHQQQYRLGPPQHHNQNQQQPPYQPPHRRAPWEEVIENMVKKSEKFHNEIRASMNQTNQQISHLTKAVAKLEENAGKLPAMGINPREHAQVVLTEFPEGEEKEKDQLLAEAELIQRNLDKSGAGLTAEQVGGSNLTDAPYPGRLRQKAKEKEAMKMEEEVRYVMGESVSAVIQRKLPTKWKDPGMFTIPCNIGGTNMDKAMMDLGASINVMPLAVYKRLNIGEMRNTRVVIQLADRSNAYPEGVVEDGTD, from the exons atgtCCAAGCTGGAGAAAATTATGGAGAAaagcatgaacgaactcaaaGAACTTCTATCGGGtctgactataccgaagaaggtttgtcagtgtggcctttgcgatgctaCAGGGCATCAGTCTAAAAACTGTCCTAACTTCGGCGAGGACATTGTTGATGTTAATGCTATCGGAGggcatgatgggaatccacgcAAGTATGATCCCTTTTCAAACACTTACAATCCAAGATGGAGGGATCATCCTAAttttcggtggaagcaagatggtcaaccccaacagcagaacaacATGGGAGTACCGATGCAACGTccccagtataatcagaaccaacatcaacaacagtaccGGTTAGGACCACCACAACACCACAATCAGAATCAACAACAACCTCCTTACCAACCACCACACAGGAGAGCACCATGGGAGGAAGTCATAGAGAACATGGTTAAGAAAAGCGAGAAGTTTCACAATGAGATTCGCGCTAGTATGAACCAGACCAACCAGCAgattagtcatttgactaaagCGGTGGCCAAACTGGAAGAGAATGCcggtaaactcccagccatgggaattAACCCCAGAGAACATGCCCAAGTTGTGCTAACTGAGTTTCCTGAAGGAGAGGAGAAAGAAAAAGATCAGTTGTTGGCTGAGGCTGAACTGATTCAAAGAAACCTGGATAAAAGTGGTGCAGGTCTAACCGCTGAGCAAGTTGGAGGTAGCAATCTGACCGACGCACCCTATCCAGGACGCCTGAGACAGAAAGCTAaagagaaggaagcaa tgaagatggaggaagaagtccgCTATGTGATGGGAGAGAGTGTCTCGGCGGTGATCCAACGTAAGTTGCCCACAAAGTGGAAGGACCCAGGAATGTTCACCATCCCATGTAACATTGGTGGAACAAACATGGATAAGGCCATGATGGACTTAGGAGCATCCAtaaatgtgatgccattggctgtcTATAAGAGATTGAACATTGGGGAGATGAGaaacacccgtgtggtcatacagttggccGACAGATCCAATGCCTATCCCGAAGGGGTGGTAGAGGATGGTACTGATTAA
- the LOC131016592 gene encoding protein OCTOPUS-like — MLPTVMNHPTSTDPTAPPPPPPPRSSFSCDRHPTEQFTGFCPSCLCERLTTLDNSSSNTPSSSRRPSSASAAIKSLFSSASKPSSSFPPPPPPPKPSKPSSSFPELRRSKSFSASKNEALGQFFEPQRKSCDVRVRNTLWTLFTLDDDGGGSKPSAAAAASSSSHQNGKKIGSFSAEKPVFEETENDDDFRDSEYAEIDEIQSVRESHLENSRNEVEFEVNSAKIVEEEANLKIKEHIDLQTQEKKSSSGGFWAAASVFSKKWHKWRRKQKMKKQNNATLPVEKPISRQYRETQSEIADYGFGRRSCDTDPRFSLDAGRVSFDDARYSFDEPRASWDGYLIGRSFPRMAPMVSVMEDAPAARQDMQIPVEDVPGGTMQTKEYYSDSSSSRRRKSLDRSSSIRKAEASVDELKMVSNAKVSPTTADSFHGAKVVGERELSLQQHCLRDECLESCELGSGYRDYSSNSLIGGGGGERKESKKSSRRWSWRIWGFIHRRSKDEEEDSRGNGVERSLSVSWQDNGDVGGRLNINMFRSNSSRIGGSMRKSGRMLERNRSARYSPPSHVDNGLLRFYLTPMRRRGGALGNHSRSVQGKTLLSRKEDPVEWKRKKCGQNGHYQAQIAMSCLPAWSLGAVLLKSNLGYGNPKQPTWYESNRMKQSV, encoded by the exons ATGCTTCCAACGGTTATGAATCATCCCACTTCCACAGACCCAACAgctccgcctccgccgccgccgccgcgatCCTCCTTCAGCTGCGACCGCCACCCTACCGAGCAGTTCACCGGCTTCTGCCCCTCCTGTCTCTGCGAGCGCCTCACCACGCTAGATAACTCCTCCTCCAACACCCCCTCCTCCTCCCGCCGCCCGTCTTCTGCTTCCGCCGCCATAAAGTCCCTCTTCTCCTCCGCCTCAAAACCCAGCAGCAGCTTCCCccctccaccgccgcctccgAAACCCTCGAAGCCCTCCTCCTCCTTCCCCGAGCTGCGCCGCAGCAAGTCGTTCTCGGCGTCCAAGAACGAGGCTTTAGGCCAGTTCTTCGAGCCCCAGAGGAAATCATGCGATGTTAGAGTGAGAAACACTCTCTGGACGCTCTTCACCCTCGACGACGACGGCGGCGGTAGTAagccctccgccgccgccgctgcttcCTCCTCTTCTCATCAAAACGGCAAAAAAATCGGATCTTTTTCAGCGGAGAAGCCCGTTTTCGAGGAGACCGAGAATGATGATGATTTCAGAGACTCAGAATATGCAGAAATAGATGAGATACAGTCTGTCAGAGAATCCCATTTAGAAAATTCAAGAAACGAGGTTGAATTCGAGGTGAACAGCGCCAAAATAGTGGAAGAAGAGGCGAATTTGAAGATAAAAGAGCACATTGATCTTCAGACGCAAGAGAAGAAGAGCTCCAGCGGCGGGTTTTGGGCGGCAGCCTCCGTTTTCAGCAAGAAATGGCACAAATGGCGGCGAAAGCAGAAGATGAAGAAGCAAAACAACGCAACATTGCCGGTGGAGAAGCCCATTTCCCGGCAGTACAGGGAGACTCAGTCTGAGATTGCCGACTACGGGTTTGGGCGGAGATCCTGCGACACCGATCCTCGATTCTCGCTGGATGCCGGAAGAGTGAGCTTCGATGATGCAAGATACTCCTTTGATGAGCCTCGAGCATCATGGGATGGTTACTTGATCGGCAGAAGTTTCCCAAGAATGGCACCAATGGTCTCTGTGATGGAGGATGCTCCGGCCGCCCGACAAGATATGCAGATTCCAGTGGAGGATGTCCCCGGTGGAACAATGCAGACTAAGGAGTATTACTCGGATTCCTCATCGTCTAGGAGGAGGAAGAGTCTTGATAGGTCGAGTTCCATTAGGAAGGCTGAGGCCTCTGTTGATGAGCTTAAGATGGTGTCTAATGCCAAGGTCTCGCCCACAACTGCGGATTCTTTCCATGGTGCCAAAGTTGTGGGGGAGAGAGAGTTGAGCTTGCAGCAGCATTGTTTAAGAGATGAGTGTTTAGAGAGTTGTGAATTGGGTAGTGGTTATAGGGATTATAGCAGCAATTCTTTGATAGGGGGCGGGGGTGGTGAGAGGAAGGAGTCGAAGAAGTCGTCTAGGAGGTGGAGTTGGAGGATATGGGGGTTTATACATAGGCGTAGtaaggatgaggaggaggataGTAGGGGAAACGGGGTGGAGAGGTCGTTGTCTGTGTCGTGGCAGGACAACGGGGATGTGGGAGGGCGTTTGAACATAAACATGTTTAGAAGCAATAGCAGCAGGATTGGTGGGAGTATGAGGAAATCGGGGAGGATGTTGGAGAGGAATCGCAGTGCTAGGTATTCGCCTCCGAGCCATGTTGACAACGGCCTCCTGCGTTTCTACTTGACGCCTATGAGGAGGAGAGGGGGAGCTCTTGGTAACCACTCGAG GTCCGTCCAGGGGAAAACCTTGTTGTCAAGGAAGGAAGATCCAGTGGAgtggaaacggaagaaatgtggtcagaatgggcattaccaagcccagattgcaatgtcatgtttaccagcatggagcctaGGCGCAGTACTTCTCAAGTCTAACTTGGGGTATGGGAAcccgaagcaacccacctggtatgagtcaAACCGAatgaagcaatccgtctga
- the LOC131018759 gene encoding protein ALP1-like, with protein sequence MSSSSSSHEDERRAEEFSNLVQQFNQIIQDIGDPEEQPRRRRRGARKKAFIRRDREAGAVRLHADYFDENPVYPDNIFRRRFRMRRALFLRIVNVVASDPYFQQRTDATGRPGFTPLQKCTVAVRMLANGGAADQYDEYLRIAESTSLECLRRFSHAIIQLFGAEYLRRPTSADCQRLIAMHEAKHGFPGMLGSLDCMHWTWKNCPTAWQGAYTRGDQGEPTIILEAVASQDLWIWHAFFGTPGSNNDINVLNNSTLFNDRLQGMGVPVTYEVNNSYYTSGYYLTDGIYPNWPVFVKSPTHPTDPKGKRFKLMQEAARKDIERAFGVLQARWAIVKGPARLWSKEAMSDIMFTCIILHNMIIEDEGEQATQWEEDADEASSSAASQPHVGAPPDFRAFIARQASMRDAEMHARLTLDLKEHIWSRFGPIES encoded by the coding sequence ATGTCTTCCTCCTCATCAAGCCATGAGGACGAGCGACGTGCTGAAGAATTTTCCAATCTTGTACAACAATTTAACCAAATTATTCAGGATATTGGTGATCCAGAAGAGCAACCTCGTCGTCGCCGACGAGGAGCGCGGAAGAAGGCTTTCATTCGTCGGGACCGTGAAGCCGGCGCTGTACGTTTGCACGCggattactttgatgaaaatccgGTCTACCCCGACAACATCTTTCGCCGCCGTTTTCGGATGCGTCGGGCGTTGTTTTTGCGCATCGTTAATGTCGTCGCCTCCGATCCATACTTCCAACAACGCACGGATGCAACTGGAAGGCCCGGCTTCACGCCATTGCAAAAATGCACTGTCGCTGTTCGTATGCTAGCTAACGGTGGGGCAGCGGACCAATACGACGAGTATCTCCGGATTGCAGAGTCCACATCGTTGGAGTGCTTGCGGAGATTCAGTCATGCCATTATTCAACTCTTCGGCGCGGAGTATTTGAGGAGGCCGACTTCCGCTGACTGCCAACGGCTTATAGCAATGCACGAAGCGAAGCACGGCTTCCCGGGGATGCTAGGGAGCcttgattgcatgcattggaCGTGGAAGAATTGTCCAACGGCATGGCAAGGCGCATACACTCGCGGCGATCAGGGGGAACCGACCATCATCCTCGAAGCCGTCGCCTCGCAAGATCTATGGATCTGGCATGCTTTCTTTGGGACtcctggttcgaacaacgacatcaacgtgctcaacaactcGACGTTGTTCAACGATCGACTGCAAGGAATGGGGGTGCCGGTCACATATGAAGTCAACAACTCCTACTACACAAGTGGGTACTACTTGACTGACGGCATCTATCCCAATTGGCCTGTATTCGTGAAGAGTCCTACACATCCGACGGATCCGAAGGGAAAGAGGTTCAAATTGATGCAGGAAGCGGCTCGCAAGGATATTGAACGAGCCTTCGGCgtccttcaagctcgttgggcaATCGTCAAAGGCCCAGCGCGTCTTTGGAGTAAGGAGGCGATGAGCGACATCATGTTCACgtgcatcattttgcacaacatgatcatcgaAGACGAAGGCGAGCAAGCAACGCAgtgggaagaagacgccgacgaAGCTTCGAGTAGCGCCGCATCTCAACCTCATGTCGGTGCTCCGCCGGATTTTCGTGCATTTATTGCACGACAAGCATCCATGCGAGACGCAGAGATGCATGCTCGCCTCACTTTGGActtgaaggagcacatttggtctcgttttggtccgattgagtCCTAG